A stretch of the Bacillus sp. B-jedd genome encodes the following:
- a CDS encoding metallophosphoesterase, translating to MDKIKELALHITGRVIVISDIHGEIELFKELLKKAEFCRDDILIINGDLCEKGSNSKVVVRYIMELCAANPNVHVTEGNCDALVDHLLKENPQLLNYLTSQEHTLFKEWLEEAGYRLENYVTIQEVKEVLLRHYSNELEWLTSLPTAIETDRYIFVHAGLEDRDDWKETERGNAISMPSFLQKSHRAGKYVIVGHWPVVNYSTEIPSDNPIIDEAKKIIAIDGGNVIKPTGQLNAFIIERRTEGDSFSHVYVDKLPTKTVATAFKADPEMKGAINYPFYTILQVQKGDFFTLCSQPETGRLLQVKNEYIKQNENGDFTVKTDVSCSQISVNKGEAVSMIDENCSGYALIKKEGTTGWIPRECLEQSHL from the coding sequence TTGGATAAAATAAAAGAATTAGCACTGCACATAACGGGAAGAGTGATTGTTATCTCCGATATTCATGGAGAAATCGAATTGTTTAAAGAGCTGTTAAAGAAGGCTGAATTTTGCAGAGATGATATCTTAATCATTAATGGCGACTTGTGCGAAAAGGGCAGCAACAGTAAGGTGGTTGTCCGGTACATCATGGAACTTTGCGCGGCAAATCCGAATGTGCATGTGACAGAAGGGAATTGCGATGCGCTGGTGGACCATTTACTTAAGGAGAACCCTCAGCTACTAAACTACCTGACTAGCCAAGAGCATACCTTGTTTAAGGAATGGCTGGAGGAGGCGGGCTATCGCCTGGAGAACTATGTCACAATCCAGGAAGTTAAGGAAGTTTTGCTTCGCCACTATTCAAATGAATTGGAGTGGCTGACAAGTTTGCCAACAGCCATCGAAACAGACCGGTACATTTTCGTGCATGCGGGCCTAGAGGATAGGGATGATTGGAAGGAAACAGAACGCGGCAACGCGATCTCCATGCCTTCCTTTTTGCAAAAATCCCACCGCGCCGGCAAGTATGTCATCGTCGGGCATTGGCCGGTAGTGAATTATTCAACCGAAATTCCAAGCGACAATCCAATTATCGACGAGGCGAAAAAAATCATCGCCATCGACGGGGGGAACGTAATTAAGCCAACCGGACAATTAAATGCGTTTATCATCGAGCGCAGGACAGAGGGAGATTCGTTTTCCCACGTTTATGTAGATAAGCTGCCGACAAAGACAGTTGCAACAGCTTTCAAGGCTGACCCTGAAATGAAGGGTGCAATAAACTATCCGTTTTACACGATTCTCCAAGTGCAAAAAGGGGATTTCTTTACGTTATGCAGTCAACCAGAAACAGGCAGGCTTTTGCAGGTGAAAAATGAATATATTAAACAAAATGAAAACGGCGATTTTACAGTTAAAACCGATGTGTCCTGTTCCCAAATCAGCGTGAACAAAGGGGAAGCCGTGTCAATGATTGATGAGAACTGCTCCGGTTATGCCTTAATCAAAAAGGAAGGAACAACCGGCTGGATTCCCAGGGAGTGTCTGGAACAAAGCCACCTGTAA
- the norA gene encoding multidrug efflux MFS transporter NorA, translating to MRSQKVALSLLLMNLFIAFLGIGLIIPVLPTLMNELGINGTTVGYLTAAFAIAQLIVSPFSGKAVDRLGRKIMLVLGLFMFGLSEFLFGLGKVIEVLFLSRILGGISAAFIMPAVTAFIADITTLATRPKALGYMSAAISTGFIIGPGIGGFLAEFGTRVPFFFAGALGTLAAILSLLLLTEPERKEEPQTQARGGKIGKKRVLDPKYIYAFVLIFIASFGLAAFESFFSLFVDHKFKFTPADIAIVITGGAIFGAISQVVLFDRLTRIWGEIKLIRYCLLLSAVLVFFMTIVHTYFLILLVTFLVFVGFDLFRPAVTSYLSAKAGNEQGFVGGMNSMFTSLANITGPILGGMLFDIDINYPYYFATVVLVVGVGLTWLWQKQARNLAKETNSLRGN from the coding sequence ATGAGAAGTCAGAAAGTCGCTTTAAGTTTGCTGTTGATGAATTTATTTATTGCGTTTTTGGGGATTGGGCTGATTATCCCGGTTCTGCCTACGCTGATGAATGAGCTAGGTATTAATGGAACGACTGTTGGTTATTTAACCGCGGCGTTTGCGATTGCCCAGCTGATTGTTTCGCCGTTTTCAGGCAAGGCGGTCGACAGGTTGGGTCGGAAGATAATGTTAGTCCTTGGGTTATTTATGTTTGGCCTGTCGGAATTTTTATTTGGCTTGGGCAAGGTTATTGAAGTTTTATTTCTATCCCGTATTTTAGGCGGAATCAGCGCCGCTTTCATCATGCCGGCGGTCACCGCTTTCATTGCTGATATCACCACTTTGGCCACCCGCCCGAAAGCACTGGGCTATATGTCCGCGGCCATCAGTACAGGCTTTATCATCGGACCGGGCATCGGCGGGTTTTTGGCGGAATTCGGCACACGCGTCCCATTCTTCTTCGCAGGAGCGCTCGGGACACTTGCGGCCATCCTGTCGCTCCTATTATTAACCGAACCAGAGCGTAAAGAAGAACCGCAGACCCAGGCCCGCGGTGGCAAAATTGGAAAAAAACGAGTGCTTGATCCTAAATATATTTATGCGTTCGTATTAATTTTTATCGCCTCTTTTGGCTTAGCTGCTTTTGAATCTTTCTTTAGCTTGTTTGTCGACCATAAATTCAAATTTACACCGGCTGATATTGCAATTGTCATAACAGGCGGGGCTATTTTTGGGGCGATTTCACAAGTGGTCCTGTTTGACCGGCTGACACGTATATGGGGCGAAATTAAATTGATTCGGTATTGCCTGTTATTATCAGCCGTCCTTGTCTTTTTCATGACCATAGTCCATACCTATTTCCTGATTTTACTTGTTACATTCCTCGTCTTTGTGGGGTTCGATTTATTCCGTCCAGCGGTCACTTCATACCTCTCCGCAAAAGCAGGAAACGAACAAGGTTTCGTCGGAGGAATGAACTCCATGTTCACAAGCCTCGCGAACATCACTGGCCCGATTCTCGGGGGAATGTTATTTGACATCGATATTAACTACCCTTACTACTTCGCCACCGTAGTCCTTGTGGTTGGAGTCGGTCTGACATGGCTTTGGCAGAAGCAGGCAAGGAATCTGGCAAAAGAAACGAATTCCTTACGCGGCAATTAA
- the lepB gene encoding signal peptidase I, whose translation MGKSKKEIFEWVKAFAVAIILAFMVRAIFLTPIVVDGASMNPTLHHKDRMLVTKIGEPKRFDIVVFHAPDGRDYIKRVIGLPGDKIEYKNDVLYINGKAHEEPYLEDYKKKNNGGPLTDSFTLKETAVGGETVPKGHLFVLGDNRQHSTDSREIGAIPLDKIIGKTNIIYYPIKDMKIIKK comes from the coding sequence ATGGGTAAAAGCAAAAAAGAGATTTTCGAATGGGTAAAAGCTTTTGCGGTAGCAATCATTTTAGCATTCATGGTGCGCGCGATCTTCCTAACCCCAATTGTGGTTGACGGGGCTTCAATGAACCCGACTCTCCACCATAAGGACAGAATGCTCGTAACGAAAATTGGGGAGCCGAAAAGATTTGATATTGTTGTATTTCACGCTCCGGACGGCAGAGATTATATTAAACGGGTGATTGGGCTGCCGGGCGACAAGATAGAGTATAAGAATGATGTTTTATATATAAATGGTAAAGCCCACGAAGAACCTTATTTAGAAGATTACAAGAAAAAAAATAACGGAGGACCGTTAACGGATTCCTTTACTTTAAAGGAAACGGCAGTTGGCGGCGAAACAGTTCCAAAAGGCCATCTGTTCGTTCTCGGTGATAATCGACAACATAGCACCGACAGCCGCGAAATTGGAGCCATTCCGCTGGACAAGATCATTGGAAAGACCAATATCATTTACTATCCGATCAAAGATATGAAAATCATTAAAAAATAA
- a CDS encoding DMT family transporter, with amino-acid sequence MKSKIQFLLSMIIFGTIGLFVRYIDLASSEIALLRGFIGSLFLMAVMFLMKKKISWAAVKGNALVLLLSGIALGGNWTFLFQAYKHTTISNATLSYYFAPVFVLILSPIVIKEKLSVKKMICIGFAMIGMLLIVGNSGLSTSGLDDLIGIGYGLMAAVFYASLMLLNKFIKNMNGLETTLIQLGTATLVLVPYVLFTEGFGILEVSSSSVPFIFILGMIHTGIGFLLFFSGMQKIKGQSAAALSYVDPMTSLLISAVILQEQMTVIQMLGGALLLGSTFVSENQSIKLPKPLIKKPAE; translated from the coding sequence ATGAAATCTAAAATTCAATTCCTCCTATCGATGATCATCTTCGGTACAATTGGATTATTTGTACGATACATTGATTTAGCTTCGAGTGAAATAGCTTTATTGCGTGGGTTTATAGGCAGTTTATTTTTAATGGCGGTCATGTTCTTGATGAAGAAAAAGATTTCATGGGCTGCCGTTAAAGGAAATGCTTTAGTGCTATTACTCTCAGGTATTGCATTGGGAGGGAATTGGACATTCCTTTTTCAAGCGTACAAACATACGACCATTTCCAATGCGACACTAAGTTATTACTTCGCTCCCGTGTTTGTCCTGATTCTTTCTCCAATCGTCATTAAGGAGAAATTATCTGTAAAGAAAATGATCTGCATTGGTTTTGCGATGATCGGAATGTTGTTGATTGTTGGCAATAGCGGTTTAAGTACATCGGGGTTAGATGATTTAATTGGGATTGGCTATGGATTAATGGCAGCGGTATTCTATGCTTCACTAATGCTATTAAACAAGTTCATCAAGAACATGAATGGGCTGGAAACGACCTTAATCCAGCTTGGAACAGCGACACTCGTCCTCGTGCCATATGTACTCTTTACTGAAGGATTCGGTATTTTGGAAGTATCAAGTTCTTCCGTTCCATTTATATTCATCTTAGGGATGATTCACACGGGTATTGGCTTCTTGTTATTCTTCTCGGGCATGCAGAAGATAAAAGGGCAGAGTGCAGCCGCATTAAGCTATGTCGATCCAATGACATCCTTATTGATTTCTGCTGTTATTTTGCAAGAACAAATGACAGTTATTCAAATGCTAGGCGGGGCATTGCTTTTAGGCTCCACTTTCGTCAGCGAAAATCAATCAATCAAACTTCCAAAACCATTAATAAAGAAACCAGCTGAATAA
- a CDS encoding MFS transporter, translated as MGMNKKGKIHFAWWVLLGLSIMIGLARGGINNAGGLFLTPVTQDLGIGMGSLTLYFSISSIATMIFLPIAGKMMAKYDIRALLIAAIILQAGSFAMFGFMHSVWGWYIFSVPMAIGSIFVAQMAGPVIINRWFKKNNGLAMGIMMAAVGAFGAIIQPIAGDLISTQGWRHTYMILGVAAIVIVIPVVLLAIRMKPEDKGMLPYGMDGNQSDSASKSQPADLNRGVTMAVAKKSLAFYALLLFFFFMTAIGSFAQHIAPYAIGLGYDIQFAGKVMGAFMIGMLVGALAFGFLTDKIGAKNTAIFSMLTGLISIVLLIAVPENRVLFSLAIGIFGFVTSSIGTLGPLVTSAVFGAKEYSQIFAAAAIGLALAGIVALPGYGFVFDLTGSYTIVLYTIIAMLLINIVLIILAFKGKKNLENAGLWN; from the coding sequence ATGGGAATGAACAAAAAGGGGAAAATTCATTTTGCTTGGTGGGTACTTCTCGGACTGTCGATTATGATCGGCCTTGCCAGGGGAGGAATTAATAATGCCGGGGGCTTATTTTTGACTCCAGTCACACAGGATTTGGGAATTGGAATGGGGAGTTTGACGCTGTATTTCAGTATCTCCTCGATCGCAACGATGATCTTTTTGCCGATTGCCGGTAAAATGATGGCAAAATATGATATCCGCGCCTTATTGATTGCGGCGATTATTTTGCAGGCGGGTTCGTTTGCAATGTTTGGTTTCATGCACTCTGTGTGGGGTTGGTACATTTTCTCTGTGCCAATGGCAATTGGATCAATTTTTGTCGCGCAAATGGCCGGACCGGTCATCATCAACCGTTGGTTTAAAAAGAACAACGGCCTGGCGATGGGCATCATGATGGCGGCAGTAGGCGCCTTTGGTGCAATCATCCAGCCAATCGCAGGCGATTTGATCAGCACCCAGGGCTGGCGCCATACGTACATGATTCTTGGTGTTGCGGCAATCGTCATCGTTATTCCTGTCGTGCTGCTAGCTATCAGGATGAAGCCGGAAGATAAAGGTATGCTTCCATACGGTATGGATGGGAACCAGTCAGATTCCGCGAGCAAATCGCAGCCGGCTGACCTGAACCGAGGCGTCACGATGGCTGTGGCAAAAAAATCATTGGCATTTTATGCGTTGCTTTTATTCTTCTTCTTCATGACAGCGATCGGAAGCTTCGCCCAGCACATCGCGCCATATGCGATTGGCCTTGGCTATGATATCCAATTCGCCGGAAAAGTAATGGGCGCGTTCATGATCGGCATGCTCGTCGGCGCATTGGCATTCGGCTTCCTCACTGATAAAATCGGTGCGAAAAACACCGCGATTTTCTCGATGCTTACCGGCTTGATTTCAATTGTGTTGTTGATTGCCGTTCCGGAAAATCGGGTACTGTTCAGCCTCGCAATCGGGATTTTCGGTTTCGTTACTTCCTCGATCGGAACATTGGGACCGCTCGTGACCTCAGCTGTTTTCGGGGCAAAAGAATACAGCCAAATCTTCGCGGCAGCTGCCATCGGCCTGGCCTTAGCCGGCATCGTTGCCCTGCCTGGATATGGATTCGTATTCGACCTGACTGGCAGCTACACGATCGTCCTCTACACGATCATCGCCATGCTGCTAATCAATATTGTTCTGATCATCCTCGCGTTCAAAGGGAAAAAGAACCTCGAAAACGCAGGGCTCTGGAACTAA
- a CDS encoding SDR family NAD(P)-dependent oxidoreductase, whose protein sequence is MSRLQGKTAIITGGASGIGKGMATAFVKEGAKVAIIDLNAELGNQTIKELQEYQPESIFIQANLMEHGKISAIIKEVVDHFGKLDILVNNAHASKMSSIEETTQKEFDLSFNTGFYPTFYFMQAALPYLKESKGKIINFASGAGINGDANQVSYVAAKEAIRGITRVAANEFGPFGINVNIIAPIAKSPGMLQWAEENPEYYQGMLAKIPLRRLGEIEGDIGRVAVFLASDDSDYITGQTIMVDGGSIKLR, encoded by the coding sequence ATGAGCAGACTTCAGGGGAAAACAGCAATAATTACCGGCGGTGCTAGCGGGATCGGTAAGGGGATGGCGACCGCTTTTGTTAAAGAGGGCGCTAAAGTAGCGATCATCGATTTAAACGCCGAGCTTGGCAACCAAACAATCAAGGAGCTCCAGGAGTATCAGCCGGAATCGATTTTTATCCAGGCGAACTTGATGGAGCATGGCAAAATATCTGCAATCATAAAAGAAGTCGTTGACCATTTCGGGAAACTCGATATCCTGGTCAACAATGCGCACGCTTCAAAAATGTCTTCAATCGAGGAAACAACACAAAAGGAATTTGACCTATCATTTAATACAGGTTTCTATCCAACGTTCTACTTCATGCAGGCAGCACTGCCTTATTTGAAAGAATCAAAGGGTAAAATCATCAATTTTGCATCAGGTGCTGGAATTAACGGAGACGCCAACCAAGTTTCCTACGTTGCCGCAAAAGAAGCAATCCGCGGAATCACCCGTGTGGCAGCTAACGAATTCGGTCCATTCGGCATCAACGTCAACATTATCGCGCCAATTGCCAAGTCACCTGGCATGCTGCAATGGGCGGAAGAAAATCCTGAATACTACCAAGGCATGCTGGCAAAAATTCCGCTTCGCAGACTTGGTGAAATTGAAGGGGACATCGGCCGTGTAGCCGTATTCCTGGCGAGCGATGATTCTGATTACATTACCGGCCAAACAATCATGGTCGATGGCGGATCCATTAAACTGCGGTAA
- a CDS encoding TetR/AcrR family transcriptional regulator encodes MAKSEEQNKIIRDQRYEEIGSAALKVFARKGFAATKISDITALSKVSYGLFYHYFESKEHIYEALIFNVLDMFIETVEKAEKKSDSPWEQLSWFTEITFAGSLEKASDRHLLIIGALKSDPASEDIKEKMIEKYLTAVKGIARIIENGQAQGQFMDGDPLELAVNYISLSQGLTLWNARDLYPIEFSVDKVMRHLKA; translated from the coding sequence ATGGCAAAAAGCGAGGAACAAAATAAGATCATTCGCGATCAGCGGTATGAAGAGATTGGCAGTGCCGCATTAAAAGTATTTGCGCGCAAAGGGTTCGCTGCCACTAAAATCAGTGATATTACGGCTTTAAGCAAAGTAAGCTACGGACTTTTTTACCACTATTTCGAGTCGAAGGAACATATTTATGAAGCACTCATTTTTAACGTGCTTGACATGTTTATCGAAACTGTCGAAAAAGCCGAAAAGAAAAGCGATTCGCCCTGGGAGCAGCTCTCCTGGTTTACGGAAATTACTTTTGCCGGATCTCTGGAGAAAGCGTCCGACCGGCATCTTCTCATCATCGGAGCTCTGAAATCCGACCCGGCGTCTGAAGACATTAAAGAAAAAATGATCGAGAAATATTTAACTGCCGTGAAGGGAATCGCCCGGATTATCGAAAATGGCCAGGCACAAGGCCAGTTCATGGACGGAGACCCGTTGGAACTCGCCGTCAACTATATATCCCTTTCCCAGGGGCTGACCCTGTGGAACGCCCGCGACCTTTACCCAATTGAGTTTTCCGTCGATAAAGTCATGCGGCATTTGAAGGCTTAA
- a CDS encoding metallophosphoesterase family protein, which translates to MRIGIIADIHGNAPALKSVLDELENKHDVEHIYCLGDMIGIGPDSNEVLDMLFSRNDLSMITGNHDEAILALASGQAYPQSHSHVREHHQWILDRIDRSFIPKLAALPRLINTKIEGTQLLFIHYQIDMERMNVPICEDPFSSIVEPSLENIQSLFHDKQEDVILFGHHHPRHYFKTDNRIYLNPGSLGCSSKPAAPYAIISFKDGKVEVTVDEAPYDNKAFLESYHRLIVPEREFILKVFHGNQI; encoded by the coding sequence ATGCGAATCGGAATTATTGCAGATATCCACGGCAACGCACCAGCACTGAAATCCGTTCTGGATGAGCTGGAAAATAAACATGATGTCGAACATATTTATTGCTTAGGCGATATGATTGGCATCGGTCCGGATTCAAATGAAGTGCTGGATATGCTGTTTTCCCGGAACGATCTTTCGATGATTACCGGTAATCACGATGAAGCAATATTGGCGCTGGCCAGCGGACAGGCATATCCCCAAAGCCATTCACACGTCAGGGAGCACCATCAATGGATTCTTGATAGAATCGATCGGTCATTTATTCCCAAATTGGCGGCATTACCGCGCCTCATTAATACGAAGATTGAAGGTACACAATTGCTATTCATCCATTACCAGATTGATATGGAAAGAATGAATGTGCCAATCTGCGAGGATCCGTTCAGTTCAATCGTTGAGCCTTCCCTTGAAAACATTCAATCGCTATTTCATGACAAGCAGGAGGATGTCATCTTGTTCGGCCATCATCATCCCCGTCACTATTTTAAAACGGATAACAGGATCTACCTGAATCCGGGTTCTCTTGGCTGCAGCAGTAAACCTGCGGCTCCGTATGCGATTATTTCCTTTAAAGATGGGAAGGTTGAAGTTACCGTTGATGAGGCTCCGTATGATAACAAAGCTTTCCTGGAATCGTACCACCGATTAATAGTGCCGGAGCGGGAATTTATTTTAAAAGTTTTTCACGGTAACCAAATTTAG
- a CDS encoding histidine phosphatase family protein, with protein sequence MQTNIYFVRHAHSTYTPDELGRPLSAVGFTDADHICKTLANENIDVIISSPYKRANQTVEGLAKLNGKEIFIEEGFKERTLSAKPVEDFSAAIAKVWEDPAFSWEGGESNLTAQKRGITALSKVLEMYEGNNIAIGTHGNIMVLIINFFDNKYDFNFWKRLDMPDVYKCTFAKNELIEVQRVWKRQ encoded by the coding sequence TTGCAAACGAATATATACTTTGTGCGGCACGCCCATTCAACCTATACCCCTGATGAACTGGGGAGGCCATTATCAGCGGTGGGTTTCACTGATGCGGATCATATCTGCAAAACTCTTGCAAATGAAAATATCGATGTAATAATATCCAGCCCATACAAAAGGGCAAACCAAACCGTCGAGGGGCTCGCAAAGCTCAATGGGAAGGAGATCTTCATCGAGGAAGGTTTCAAGGAACGGACCTTATCGGCGAAACCGGTAGAGGACTTTTCTGCCGCAATTGCAAAAGTGTGGGAAGACCCCGCCTTTTCCTGGGAAGGCGGCGAATCAAATCTTACCGCCCAAAAACGCGGGATTACGGCATTGTCAAAAGTGCTTGAAATGTATGAAGGAAATAACATTGCGATAGGGACGCACGGAAATATCATGGTGCTGATCATTAACTTCTTTGACAATAAATATGACTTCAATTTCTGGAAAAGACTTGATATGCCGGATGTCTACAAGTGTACTTTTGCCAAAAATGAACTGATAGAAGTTCAGAGGGTTTGGAAACGCCAATAG
- a CDS encoding class I SAM-dependent methyltransferase: protein MNEIEYWYDVEYDEWERLRRHKIEFDMTKRFLDEYIKEPNLSIFDIGGGPGRYAMYLAEKGHKVTLLDLSRKNIEVAKRKSVEKGLALEGYIHGNALELEEVDRQFDVILLMGPLYHLIEESDRRKAVEEALKLLKPNGIIIASFISSYAPIQDTLSHLYSIESVQGLLGYLQNGENKEGTGFTTAYFVDPTAAKDFMASFGLRELVFAGIENILGSKEAEINSLDETEYRKWIELGYHLSTDERLMGTSQHLLYIGAKA, encoded by the coding sequence ATGAACGAAATCGAGTATTGGTATGATGTTGAGTACGATGAGTGGGAAAGGCTGCGGCGCCATAAAATTGAGTTCGATATGACGAAACGGTTTCTCGATGAGTATATTAAAGAGCCGAATCTAAGCATCTTTGATATTGGCGGCGGGCCAGGCAGGTATGCGATGTATTTGGCGGAAAAAGGGCACAAAGTGACTCTTTTGGACTTATCAAGAAAAAATATTGAAGTGGCAAAGCGAAAGTCCGTAGAAAAAGGCCTCGCTTTAGAAGGCTATATTCACGGGAATGCATTGGAATTGGAAGAAGTTGACCGACAATTCGATGTTATCCTCCTCATGGGGCCACTATACCATTTAATTGAAGAATCAGATCGGCGAAAGGCTGTTGAAGAGGCGTTAAAATTATTGAAGCCGAATGGAATCATCATAGCCTCCTTTATCTCAAGCTATGCGCCAATCCAGGACACTTTGTCGCATTTATATTCAATTGAATCGGTTCAGGGGTTATTGGGCTATTTGCAAAATGGAGAAAATAAAGAGGGAACCGGCTTCACAACTGCCTATTTCGTCGACCCCACAGCTGCAAAAGACTTTATGGCAAGCTTTGGGTTAAGAGAGCTTGTTTTTGCAGGGATTGAAAATATATTGGGTTCTAAGGAAGCAGAAATTAATTCATTGGATGAAACGGAGTACAGAAAGTGGATAGAACTTGGTTATCATCTAAGCACCGATGAACGGCTGATGGGAACAAGCCAGCACTTGCTGTATATCGGGGCAAAAGCATAG
- a CDS encoding DNA alkylation repair protein: MNFEMVMQELEALGKERMKKIYISNGAHEPLFGVATGAMKPIAKKIKINQPLAEELYATGNYDAMYFAGIIADPKAMTESDYNRWMDGAYFYMLSDFVVAVTLSESDIAQEVADKWIASGEELRMSAGWSCYCWLLGNRPDTEFSEEKISGMLEQVKNTIHDVPERTKSSMNNFLYTVGISFVPLHEKAVETAQAVGVVEVKRDNKKSSFLNAYETIQTGVDKGRIGFKRKYVRC; this comes from the coding sequence TTGAACTTTGAGATGGTTATGCAGGAGCTTGAGGCTCTCGGGAAGGAACGGATGAAGAAAATCTATATATCCAATGGCGCGCATGAGCCGTTATTTGGCGTGGCGACTGGGGCGATGAAGCCGATTGCAAAGAAGATAAAGATTAACCAACCGCTGGCGGAGGAGCTTTATGCGACCGGGAACTATGACGCCATGTATTTTGCAGGCATTATTGCCGACCCGAAAGCGATGACGGAGTCTGATTATAACCGCTGGATGGATGGGGCGTATTTTTATATGCTGTCTGACTTTGTCGTGGCCGTTACTCTGTCAGAGTCCGATATAGCGCAGGAAGTTGCCGATAAATGGATCGCTAGCGGTGAAGAGCTGAGAATGTCGGCTGGCTGGAGCTGCTACTGCTGGCTGTTAGGCAATCGGCCAGACACCGAGTTTTCAGAAGAGAAGATTTCCGGGATGCTCGAGCAGGTGAAAAATACGATTCACGATGTCCCAGAACGAACGAAATCTTCTATGAATAATTTTCTCTACACCGTTGGGATTTCATTTGTGCCGCTTCATGAGAAGGCAGTTGAAACCGCGCAGGCAGTCGGGGTAGTAGAAGTCAAACGGGACAACAAAAAAAGCAGCTTTCTCAATGCTTACGAAACCATACAAACTGGGGTTGATAAAGGAAGGATTGGCTTTAAGCGTAAGTATGTGAGGTGCTAG
- a CDS encoding class I SAM-dependent methyltransferase, translating to MKEVIDSYEDVLLMLDELLKEESRFNWDTFYSDRDRKVPFFANVPDENLVEYFEKNLLKPGKVLELGCGPGRNAFFFAEKGCRVDAVDSSQESIKWAKERASERNVTVNFLEENIFELDIEEEAYDIVYDSGCFHHIAPHRRMSYLNLVNNALRPGGFFTLTCFVEGGGLGGADISDWEVYRLRSLKGGLGFTEEKLIRIFKDFKVVEIRKMRQIDQAEGVFGVYGLLTAIFKK from the coding sequence TTGAAAGAAGTTATTGATAGCTATGAAGATGTACTCTTGATGCTGGACGAATTATTGAAGGAAGAGTCCCGTTTCAATTGGGATACTTTTTACTCCGACCGGGACAGAAAAGTGCCGTTTTTCGCCAATGTGCCAGATGAGAATTTAGTGGAGTACTTTGAGAAAAATCTTCTCAAGCCGGGGAAAGTCCTGGAATTGGGTTGCGGGCCAGGCAGAAACGCCTTCTTTTTCGCTGAAAAAGGCTGCCGCGTTGATGCGGTTGATTCCTCCCAAGAGTCGATTAAATGGGCGAAAGAACGGGCAAGTGAAAGGAATGTAACCGTTAATTTCCTAGAAGAAAATATTTTTGAACTGGATATTGAAGAAGAGGCGTATGACATTGTATACGACTCTGGCTGCTTTCACCATATCGCACCCCACCGCAGGATGAGTTATCTTAATTTGGTAAATAATGCTTTAAGGCCCGGTGGATTCTTCACGCTTACTTGTTTTGTCGAGGGTGGGGGGCTTGGCGGAGCCGATATTTCGGATTGGGAAGTGTACCGATTGCGCAGCCTGAAAGGTGGCCTGGGCTTCACCGAAGAAAAATTGATAAGAATCTTCAAGGATTTTAAAGTAGTCGAAATAAGGAAAATGAGGCAAATCGATCAAGCTGAAGGGGTTTTTGGCGTTTACGGATTGTTGACAGCAATCTTCAAGAAGTAG
- a CDS encoding VOC family protein, translating to MINKLGQVMLYVNNQDEAVNFWTEKLGFNVIAEEDNGQGFRWIEVAPKNGMGTTIVLHNKEFIAKMSPELNLGTPSLMFFTENLDELYSDLVSKNIKVGEIVTMPGGRVFNFADGEENYFAVMERA from the coding sequence ATGATCAATAAACTCGGCCAGGTTATGCTGTATGTGAACAATCAGGATGAGGCAGTGAATTTTTGGACGGAAAAGCTTGGTTTTAACGTGATTGCGGAGGAAGACAACGGACAGGGATTCAGATGGATTGAAGTTGCACCTAAAAATGGCATGGGAACAACCATCGTCCTCCACAACAAGGAGTTTATCGCAAAAATGTCCCCCGAATTGAATCTAGGAACACCATCGTTAATGTTTTTCACAGAGAATCTCGACGAACTGTACAGCGATTTAGTATCGAAAAATATCAAGGTCGGCGAGATTGTCACCATGCCAGGCGGACGTGTGTTTAATTTTGCTGATGGGGAAGAGAATTATTTCGCTGTAATGGAGAGAGCTTAA